One window of Siniperca chuatsi isolate FFG_IHB_CAS linkage group LG15, ASM2008510v1, whole genome shotgun sequence genomic DNA carries:
- the LOC122861333 gene encoding uncharacterized protein LOC122861333, producing the protein MRERDFMPNMERGKPATYTGDKKAKMAAKTNKKWVRLATVFAYVLSVSLAAIILAIYYSLIWKPTSASSSAGKPGVPEEVTPTANISTNISTSNNVSEWNSTKTGLLSLNQTRQDSTPHSQAFQWDDRAKSVAVSPRGAGAEIAHSQQEEGLYASSHGHTSAERSGTLGGQKHTSQPRVSHYISSSTKESGGALNEDEERDPDQAAADAATVPPTSATSLAGLRGD; encoded by the coding sequence ATGAGAGAGCGGGACTTCATGCCCAATATGGAGAGGGGGAAACCTGCCACTTATACGGGGGACAAAAAGGCGAAGATGGCTGCTAAGACTAACAAGAAGTGGGTGAGACTAGCCACTGTTTTTGCATATGTATTGTCCGTGTCCTTAGCAGCCATTATCCTGGCAATTTACTACAGCCTGATCTGGAAACCAACCAGTGCATCCTCTTCTGCGGGGAAGCCGGGAGTGCCCGAGGAGGTCACCCCCACCGCAAACATCTCAACTAATATTTCCACAAGCAACAATGTTTCAGAGTGGAACTCTACAAAGACAGGGCTGCTATCGCTCAACCAGACCAGGCAGGACTCAACCCCGCACAGTCAGGCGTTTCAGTGGGATGACAGAGCCAAGAGCGTGGCCGTCTCTCCGCGCGGTGCCGGAGCAGAAATTGCGCACTCGCAGCAGGAGGAAGGACTCTACGCATCTTCCCACGGTCACACAAGCGCGGAGAGATCGGGCACTTTGGGGGGACAGAAACACACGTCTCAACCCAGAGTGAGCCACTACATCTCGTCAAGCACCAAGGAGTCTGGCGGTGCGCTTAACGAGGACGAGGAGAGGGACCCCGACCAGGCGGCTGCAGATGCTGCCACTGTTCCTCCAACCTCCGCGACGAGCCTAGCTGGCCTGAGAGGAGACTGA
- the plcb2 gene encoding 1-phosphatidylinositol 4,5-bisphosphate phosphodiesterase beta-2, whose product MNKKRHFLEPPEVKDYLVKGERFTKWSEDSTKTVPVTMKMDPKGFYVYWINQSKETTFLDVATIRDTRTGKYAKLPKHPKVRNVFNLDFPDSNHLAKTLTIVSGPDTVNLTYHNFFAAKEKATQNWANDILAIAYNAARNNACRYVFLEKIYVRISLHTNKDGKIPVKHIYKMFPADKKRVESALASAHLPKGKHDTMKPDVFTESAFKAFLTNLCPRPEIYEIFTSYSNKPIMTKENFTKFLNEKQRDSRLNEELFPRLRQDQIKALIDKYEPCSSNSNRSLISPEGLLFFLMGPETSVVIQDRLANCQDMTQPIPHYFIKSSHNTYLTAGQFSGMSSPEMYRQCLLSGCRCLELDCWKGKPPEEEPIITHGFTMTTEILFKDVIEAIAESAFKTSQYPIILSFENHVDSVKQQEKMANYCKTIFGDALLTEPLDKYPLKPGQQIPSPSELMGKILIKNKKGSHETSTQTKKTSTAATEQTKTTAAPTQDPNTVSQDPANPAPGTQENQEGDAAVEDNEEQEETEEQDEEKMKTSDEGTAGQEVTAYEAMSSLVNYIQPNKFISFDNARKKNKSYVISSFVETKGETMIAKTAVEFVEYNKRQMSRIYPKGTRMDSSNYSPQPFWNVGCQMVALNYQTMDFPMQLNMALFEFNGRTGYLLKHDVLRRSDKKFDPFCDRIDTVVASTLTIKIYSGQFLSDKNVKTGVEVEVIGLPGDPKKKYRTKWSTMPNAINPVWNEEPFVFEKILLPEMASLRIVVHEENGKFVGHRIIPLDAIQSGFHHICLRSESNMPLTLPALFVYIEVKDYIPAAFADFTDALFNPTKGTEKNTKTPKQLSSDYISPYELPLVVQNPTDKAKESEAPAAEKATSEHTPPVDANDQSSQSPLEASAEEAKEEAENKSDTQQPAAEPPQTPDNTPAEDPAPDTGSATSETLPEAIPSPEEAAPEKEAVPEPEAAPETKEELVNGSNTIPEPASDDKLGTEAAAEEPAAVAVPCPISASLESAGSDSLSQPPTSSEEPSTVMTEELTQYKNYLKVIKRQEREMKEAEKKYQKKGEDLIQKYSDFFKAIKKKASVKKKEGGGSTSDSSVKTERVQEQKEKMQVELQALWTEHCDQLRKKKEQYATERLAKLLEMATERHYSELKTLESATKENKKKTLSKCSSSEKPKLKKAMSTELLDETSHSDGACSDYTLQQEALMKKQAATLEEIKTLTNQLNQEALKEHEQKLRSMPAEVREAVNVCVGAHFPELVDQAADKKVEGVGFYGDVFLG is encoded by the exons ATGAATAAGAAAAGACACTTTCTGGAACCTCCAGAGGTCAAGGACTACCTGGTCAAAGGAGAAAGATTTACCAAGTGGTCAGAG GACTCCACAAAGACTGTTCCTGTCACCATGAAGATGGATCCGAAAGGTTTTTATGTCTACTGGATCAACCAAAGCAAG GAGACAACGTTTCTGGATGTTGCCACCATCAGAGATACCAGAACAGGAAAATATGCAAAACTTCCCAAA CACCCCAAGGTTCGCAACGTGTTCAACCTAGACTTCCCAGACAGCAACCATCTCGCCAAAACTCTGACCATTGTCTCAGGTCCAGACACAGTGAACCTGACCTATCATAACTTCTTTGCCGCAAAGGAGAAAGCGACACAG AACTGGGCAAATGACATTCTTGCAATTGCCTACAACGCTGCCAGAAACAATGCATGCAGATACGTCTTCCTGGAGAAAAT ATACGTCCGCATTTCTCTTCACACCAACAAGGACGGCAAGATCCCAGTGAAACA TATTTACAAGATGTTCCCTGCGGATAAGAAGAGGGTGGAAAGTGCCTTAGCATCAGCACACCTCCCTAAAGGAAAG catGACACTATGAAGCCTGATGTCTTTACTGAGTCTGCCTTTAAAGCCTTTCTGACAAATCTCTGCCCTCGGCCAGAGATCTACGAGATCTTCACTTCTTA CTCCAACAAACCCATCATGACAAAGGAAAATTTCACCAAGTTCCTCAACGAGAAACAGAGGGACTCCCGGCTCAACGAGGAGCTGTTTCCACGTCTGCGACAGGACCAGATCAAGGCTCTGATTGACAAATATGAACCCTGCTCCTCTAATTCAAACAGAA GTCTGATTTCCCCAGAAGGTCTCTTATTCTTCCTGATGGGGCCAGAGACATCAGTTGTCATTCAGGACAGACTGGCCAACTGTCAGGACATGACCCAACCCATACCCCACTACTTCATCAAGTCCTCCCACAACACGTACCTGACAG CTGGTCAGTTCTCTGGCATGTCCTCTCCGGAGATGTACCGTCAGTGTCTGCTGTCTGGCTgccgctgtctggagctggacTGTTGGAAGGGCAAACCTCCAGAGGAAGAGCCCATCATTACCCACGGCTTCACCATGACAACTGAGATCCTCTTCAAG GATGTGATTGAGGCCATTGCTGAGAGCGCCTTCAAGACCTCACAATATCCTATTATCCTCTCATTCGAGAACCACGTTGACTC GGTGAAACAGCAGGAGAAGATGGCCAACTACTGCAAAACCATATTTGGTGATGCCCTGCTAACAGAGCCTCTGGACAAATACCCT CTGAAGCCGGGCCAGCAGATCCCCAGCCCATCTGAGCTCATGGGTAAGATCCTCATCAAGAACAAGAAGGGCAGCCATGAAACGTCGACCCAGACTAAAAAAACCAGCACAGCAGCTACTGAGCAGACCAAAACCACAGCTGCACCCACCCAGGACCCAAACACCGTTTCCCAGGATCCTGCCAACCCAGCACCTGGCACCCAGGAGAACCAAG AGGGGGACGCAGCTGTGGAGGACAATGAGGAgcaagaggagacagaggaacaggatgaggagaaaatgaagacaTCAGATGAG GGCACAGCTGGACAAGAAGTAACAGCGTATGAGGCAATGTCATCCCTGGTCAACTACATCCAGCCCAACAAATTCATCTCTTTTGACAATGCCAGAA agaaaaacaagagtTATGTCATCTCATCTTTTGTGGAGACTAAAGGGGAGACAATGATTGCCAAGACTGCTGTTGAATTTGTCGA ATACAATAAGAGGCAGATGAGCAGGATTTACCCCAAAGGAACAAGAATGGACTCATCCAATTACAGCCCCCAACCTTTTTGGAATGTAGGCTGCCAGATGGTGGCGCTCAACTACCAGACAATGG aTTTCCCCATGCAGCTTAACATGGCTCTGTTTGAATTCAACGGCAGAACGGGCTACCTACTCAAGCATGATGTTCTGCGTCGCAGTGACAAGAAGTTTGACCCTTTCTGTGACAGGATTGACACCGTTGTGGCAAGCACATTGACCATAAAG ATCTACTCGGGTCAGTTTCTGTCTGACAAGAATGTGAAAACAGGAGTTGAGGTGGAGGTGATTGGGCTGCCAGGAGACCCCAAGAAGAAATATCGCACTAAGTGGTCCACCATGCCCAACGCCATTAACCCCGTGTGGAATGAGGAGCCCTTTGTTTTTGAGAAG ATTCTGCTCCCAGAAATGGCCTCTCTAAGAATTGTAGTCCATGAAGAGAACGGTAAATTCGTGGGACACAGGATCATCCCACTAGATGCCATCCAATCAG GTTTCCATCATATCTGCCTGCGCAGTGAGAGCAACATGCCGCTCACTCTGCCTGCTCTCTTTGTGTACATTGAGGTCAAGGACTACATCCCTGCTGCCTTTGCAG ATTTTACAGATGCCTTATTTAACCCAACAAAGGGCACAGAGAAGAACACAAAGACCCCAAAACAG TTATCCTCCGACTACATTTCTCCGTATGAGTTGCCTCTTGTGGTCCAAAACCCCACGGACAAAGCTAAGGAAAGTGAAGCCCCTGCTGCAG AAAAGGCCACATCCGAACATACCCCACCGGTTGATGCCAATGACCAATCATCCCAGTCCCCACTAGAAGCAAGTGCAGAAGAAGCTAAAGAAGAGGCTGAGAACAAGTCAGACACTCAACAACCTGCAGCAGAACCTCCTCAAACTCCTGACAACACTCCTGCTGAAGATCCAGCCCCAGATACTGGAAGCGCCACATCTGAAACCCTTCCTGAAGCCATTCCTTCCCCCGAAGAGGCAGCCCCTGAGAAGGAAGCAGTTCCAGAGCCAGAGGCAGCTCCTGAAACCAAAGAGGAGCTGGTGAATGGCTCCAATACAATCCCTGAGCCTGCTTCAGATGATAAACTGGGcacagaagctgctgctgaagagCCTGCTGCTGTGGCCGTGCCCTGTCCAATAAGTGCATCGCTCGAGTCTGCTGGATCAGATAGCTTATCTCAGCCACCGACATCCAGCGAAG AGCCTTCAACTGTGATGACTGAAGAACTGACACAGTACAAGAACTATCTGAAGGTCATCAAGCgtcaggagagagagatgaaggaagCAGAAAAGAAGTAtcagaaaaaaggagaggatCTGATTCAGAAATACTCTGACTTCTTCAAGGCCATCAAGAAGAAGGCCTCGGTGAAGAAAAAAGA GGGAGGGGGAAGCACCTCTGACTCCAGTGTGAAGACGGAGCGGGTGCAGGAGCAGAAGGAAAAAATGCAGGTTGAGCTGCAGGCTTTGTGGACCGAGCATTGTGATCagctgaggaagaagaaagagcaGTATGCTACAGAG AGACTGGCCAAACTGTTGGAGATGGCCACAGAGAGACACTACAGTGAACTGAAGACCCTAGAGAG TGCaaccaaagaaaataagaagaaaacacTCTCAAAATGTTCATCCTCAGAGAAACCAAA GCTGAAAAAGGCAATGAGCACAGAGCTGCTGGATGAGACTAGTCACTCTGATGGTGCA TGTTCAGATTACACCCTACAGCAAGAGGCTCTGATGAAGAAACAGGCTGCTACACTGGAGGAAATCAAGACCCTGACTAATCAG CTCAATCAGGAGGCCCTGAAGGAGCACGAGCAGAAATTGAGGTCTATGCCTGCAGAGGTGAGGGAGGCTGTCAATGTCTGTGTAGGGGCCCACTTTCCCGAACTGGTCGACCAGGCTGCAGACAAGAAGGTGGAGGGAGTGGGCTTCTATGGAGATGTCTTCCTGGGTTAG